The nucleotide sequence GCCCGAGACGAGTTCGGACTCGAAGTGGTGCTGCTGGACGATGGTTTCCAGCACCGGCGTCTGGCGCGGGACGAGGACGTGGTGGTGGTGGACGAGGCGGCGGGTTTCGGGAACGGCAGGATGCTGCCGAGAGGCCCCTTGCGAGAGCCGCTCTCCGCGCTGCGAAGGGCCACGCTCTTCTGGGTGCGGAGCGCGAGTGCCCCTGGCCCGCGGCTTCCTCCTCTCCCGGGCCCTCAGGTCCGGACGCGCTACGAGCCCACGGCCTGGGTGGATCCCTCGGGAGCGCAGCATCCACCGGAGGCGCTGACAGGGGTGCCCGTGGTGGCCATGGCGGGGCTGGCCCGTCCGGGGAACTTCCTGCGGACGCTGAGACAGCTCGGAGCGGTCATCCAGGACGCGGCCCTCTACCCGGATCACCATCGGTTCACGGCGAGCGAGCTCCGGGACGTCGAGGCACGGGCCGCGAGGCACGGAGCGAGGGTGGTGACGACGGAGAAGGACGCGGTGCGTCTGCCCCGGGAGTTCGAGGCCTGGACGGTTCGGCTGGGCGTGGAAGTGCTGGAGGGGGAGGACCTGCTGCGCAAGGCGTTGGGCCTGCTCTGAGCGCGAACAGTGCCCCGGCCGACTTGAGGGGCGCGGGAGGCTATGGGACAAAGCGCCCGCCATGTCCGCCGCCTCGACCGCCCGTGCGTTTCGCGCACTGCCCCAGCTCCCACAGACCTTCGCGCGCCGGAGGGTGCTGCTGGTCGGGGATCTCGTTGCCGACCACTACATCTACGGGCAGACGGATCGGGTGAGCCGCGAGGCGCCGGTGCTCATCGTCCGGTACGAGTCCTCGGAGGTGAAGCTGGGCGGAGGTGCGAACGTCGCGGCGAACATCCGAGCACTCTCGGGACAGGTGACCGCGGTAGGAGTGCTGGGAGCCGACGAGATGGGGCGAGCGCTGCGCCAGCAATTCGACGCTGCGGGCATCCGCCTGAGCGCGGCCAGCGCGAAGGGAATCGAAACAGAAACGAAGACGCGCATCCTGGCCGGTGGAATCAACACCACGCGGCAGCAGATGCTCCGGGTGGATCGAGGGCAGAGAGGACCGCTCCCGCCGCGCGTGCGCAAGATGCTCGCCCGGCATGTCGAGGAGGCTGCGAAGGATGCTGACGCGGTGGTGGTCTCCGACTACGGCGCGGGAGTGGTGGGGGACGAGGTGCGCGAGGTGCTGCGGAAGCTGGCGGGGGATGGGCTGCCGGTCTGCGTGGACAGCCGCTACGCGCTGGCCTCCTTCTCGGGAGTGACGGTGTGCAAGCCCAACGAGCCCGAGCTGGAGGTCCTCTCGGGACGGCCGGTGCGCAGCGAGGCGGATCTGATGGAGGCGGGGCACGCGGCGGTGAAGCGGCTCGGTTGCCGCGCGCTGCTGGTGACGAGGGGGCGGCACGGGATGGTGCTCTTCGACGCGGAAGGCGGGGTGGACAGTATCCCGGTGCACGGAGCGAAGGAGGCGGTGGACGTCACGGGGGCGGGAGACACGGTGATCGCGACCTTCTCGCTGGCGCTGGCGGCGGGGGGCACGTTTGGAGAGGCCGCGCGGCTGGCGAACGTGGCGGGAGCGCTGGTGGTGCAGAAGCAGGGGACGGCCACGGTGTCCCGGGAAGAGCTTCTCGGCGAGCTGCGGAGCGCACGATGAACACGCTGGACAAGATTCGGACGTTGGCCCAGGTCGCGGAGGAGCGCGAGCGGTGGCGCGCGGAGGGGCGCACGGTGGCCCTGGCCAACGGCATCTTCGATCTGCTGCACGTGGGGCACGTGCGGTACCTGCAGGGGGCGAGAGCGCTCGCGGACGTGCTGGTGGTGGCGGTGAACTCGGATGCCTCCACGCGGGCATACAAGGGGCCTGGGCGGCCCTACATCCCGGAGGCGGAGCGGGCGGAGCTGGTCGCGGCGCTCGAGTGCACGGACCGGGTGCTCCTCTTCGACGAATCGAACGTGAGGAGCGTCATCCGGGCGCTCAAGCCGGATCTGCACGTGAAGGGCACGGACTACACGCCGGACTCCATTCCCGAGGCGGACGAGGTGAGGGCCTACGGCGGGCGCACCGCGGTCGCGGGGGATCCGAAGAACCACAGCACCACGGAGATTGCCCGGCGCACGGGTCGCGAGGGCGGGAAAGGCTAGGACGCCCGTGACGCTGAGCGAGCAGGTGAAGGCGGTGCTGGCGTGCCCGGTGTGCAAGGGCCCGCTGGAGCTTCACGAAGACCGGAGCGAAGTCTGGTGCCTCCGGTGTCGGCTTGCCTGGCCCATCCGGGAAGACGTGCCGGACCTGGTCCCGGGAAGCTCACGTCCGCTGAGACACTGACGGAGCTTCGGCGAGGTGGGTGGCGAAGGAGCGGACTTCCTCGAAGACACGCTCCTCCAGGCCGGTGCCGGCCGCGACCACGGGAGTGAGGTCCACCATGCGGTGCGGCGGCTGGGGGTGTCCCCATCGCTCCATGTCGATACGGAGGAAGAGCCCCAGGGTGGGAGCGCCCACGGCCACCGAGAGGTGCATCGGGCCGGTGTTGTTGGTGACGGTGAGCCGAGCGGCACGCATGAGGGCCGCGAGCTCATCCAGGTTGGTGCGAGGGGCCATGCGTGCCCCTGGAGCGCCTTGCACGACGGTCTGAGCCAGGGCCTCCTCGCCGGGACCCCAGGTGACGATGGGCACCCTCCCGACGGAGAGCAGCGCCCGTGCGGCCGCGGCAAAGGCCTCCGGAGGGATGCGGCGCCAGCCCAGGCGTCCACCCGGATTGATGACGGCACAAGGCCCGCTGGCCTCGCGCCGCAGATACTCGCGGAAGCCGTCAGTGATGTTCGGCTCGCGGAACGACAGGGTCTCGATGATGCCGCCCCGCGTCAGGGGAGTGAGCAGGTGGGCGCGCTGGGACGCCTCACGGCGGGTATCGGGACGAGCGGGAACCGACAGGGAGTGAAGGAGGTGGACAGGCCACACCCGAGGGCCAATGACCACCGCGTTGGGCCCGACGAGCCGGGAGATCAGGGCGGAGGTGACGGAAGGAGTATCCCAGTTGGCGCAATCCACCACCGTGTCATAGCCCTCGCGACGCAGGGCCCGGATGCCAGGCGCGAGCGGCCCCATCCACAGCCGCCGGCGGTCGAAGGCAAGGACGGCGTCCGCGTCGGGATGCCCGGCGAGAGCGCGAGCGACCTTGGAGTGCACGAGGACATGCACCTGGGGGACGGGACTGGGCAGGGCCTTCAAGGTCCGGAGCAGAGGGGTGGTGAGGAGCGCCTCGCCCACGCGGTTGTCGGGCCGGACGAGGAGGATCTTCCTGGGGGTGGGGAGCACCGCATCGGCGGGACGTCTGCGTCCGGGCCGCCAGAGGAGGAGGGAGGCCACGAGTGCCAGCAGGAGCTTGGCCCACAACTCGAGCCGCTTGTACCAGGGCATGGGGGGGCGCACCTTACCAGAGGGGAAGCGAGCAGGCGGCTTGACCTGATGACGAAAAGCCCCTACCAACCGGGCAATGCTCAAGAGCATGACGGGATTCGGAGCCGGACGTGCGCGCGTCGGAGACGAGGAGTTCTCCGTCGAACTGCGCTCGCTCAACCACAAGTTCTGCGAGGTGAAGGCTCGACTCCCCAGGGAGCTGTCCACGCTGGAGCCCGTTCTGACGAAGCAGGTGAAGGACCGGCTCGCCCGCGGCTCGGTGGAACTGCACGTGAGGCGGCAGACGGCCACGGCGTCAGGGACGGTACCCATGGTGGACGTGGCCCTCGCCCGTGAGTACGCGCGAGCCTTTCGCGAGCTGGCGGAGGCGCTGGGCGCTCCCGCCGACATCTCCTGGGCGCAGGTCGCCACGCAGCCGGGGGTGGTGAAGCTCGAGGAGAAGGGAATCGATCTGGAGTCGGCCACCCAGGCCGTCCATGGGGCGCTGGAGCAGGCGCTCACCGCCCTGGAGCAGATGCGCCAGGTGGAAGGCGAGGCCATCTGGGCGGATCTGGACGCTCGCCTGAAGCTCATCGAGGGGTGGAGCCGGGAGGTGGCGGCGCTCGCGCCCAAGGCCGTGGAGGACTACCGGCAGCGCCTCTCGGAGCGTGTGGCCGAGCTCGCCCGAGGCGTCGCGGTGGATCCGCAGCGGCTGGCGCAGGAGGTGGCCATGTTCGCGGAGCGCACGGACATCGCCGAGGAGGTGACGCGGCTGGCGAGCCACCTCGAGCAGTTCCGAGCCCTCATGGCGAGCAGCGAGCCTGCTGGCCGCCGAATGGATTTTCTCGTCCAGGAGATGCACCGCGAGGTGAACACGACGGGCTCCAAGAGCCAGCACGCGGAGAGCTCCGCGCGCGTGGTCTCGATGAAGGCCGAGGTCGAGCGCATCCGCGAACAGGTGCAGAACGTCGAATGACCGAGCCCACCCTCCATCCAGGTCTGCTGCTCGTCCTCTCCGCGCCATCGGGCGCGGGGAAGACGTCGTTGGCCCACCGGCTGCTCAAGGAGCTGCCGGGCACCATCTTCTCGGTGAGCATCACCACGCGAAGGCCGCGTGGGAAGGAGCAGGACGGCGTCGACTACCACTTCGTGGACGTCGCCACCTTCCAGCAGAAGATCGAGCGCGGCGAGTTCGTCGAGTGGGCCGAGGTCCACGGCCACTTCTATGGAAGTCCGCAGTCGGTGGTGGAAGAGGCCCGGGCCCGCCGAGGCGTGGCCGTCTTCGACATCGACGTTCAGGGCGGGCAGGCAATCAAGCGCAAGCACCCTGACGCGGTGCTCGTGTTCGTGCTGCCTCCGTCCATGGAGGAGCTCGAGCGGCGCCTGCGTGATCGAAAGACGGACTCGGACGAGACGATCCGCCGGCGCATGCTGGCCGCCCGCTCGGAGATCGAGCGAGGGATCGCGTCCTACGACTACATCGTGGTGAACGATGATTTCGAGCGCGCCTTCCACGAGCTCCGCTCGGTGGTGGTGGCGGAGCGCTGCCGGAGGGGGAGGGTGGACCTCTCCATGATGAAGCTGGAGAAGCTCCCGGCGGATCCGGCCCGTTGAGAAGAGCGGGAAATAGGAGACTTGGGGTCCAGAGTTTCCCTACACACCAGGGGCTGGCAGCAACGGACTCCTGAGAACACGATGGCCTACTAGGTACTTGCGTTGATCGGGCAGTTGGTGGATAAGCCGAATACTTCGCGGGTTTGAGCGGTTCCTCCGATCAGACCTCGAAGAGCAGGACCCCGAGTTCGGGGGGAGGAAGTCGGCGGGCGGTGGCGTGGTGGATGGGTGATTCTGCTTCACGGGAAGCAGGGCCGGTGTCGGATCCTGAGCGGTAGAATGAAGCCGCGAAACAGGGTGTTGACACAG is from Hyalangium gracile and encodes:
- the gmk gene encoding guanylate kinase, whose protein sequence is MTEPTLHPGLLLVLSAPSGAGKTSLAHRLLKELPGTIFSVSITTRRPRGKEQDGVDYHFVDVATFQQKIERGEFVEWAEVHGHFYGSPQSVVEEARARRGVAVFDIDVQGGQAIKRKHPDAVLVFVLPPSMEELERRLRDRKTDSDETIRRRMLAARSEIERGIASYDYIVVNDDFERAFHELRSVVVAERCRRGRVDLSMMKLEKLPADPAR
- the lpxK gene encoding tetraacyldisaccharide 4'-kinase encodes the protein MSSGLVRAEPPDAPTAVERLFYPSEPESWNRRLLLAPVTALSWGYGLGVRLRGALYDAQVLSGELVEGLRVISVGNLNVGGTGKTPAVLHLAGMLVRAGRKVGILTRGYGRQSTEPLTFTGTEPLPSVEQAGDEPLLLARRCPEARVLVGADRRELARRARDEFGLEVVLLDDGFQHRRLARDEDVVVVDEAAGFGNGRMLPRGPLREPLSALRRATLFWVRSASAPGPRLPPLPGPQVRTRYEPTAWVDPSGAQHPPEALTGVPVVAMAGLARPGNFLRTLRQLGAVIQDAALYPDHHRFTASELRDVEARAARHGARVVTTEKDAVRLPREFEAWTVRLGVEVLEGEDLLRKALGLL
- a CDS encoding bifunctional heptose 7-phosphate kinase/heptose 1-phosphate adenyltransferase, encoding MSAASTARAFRALPQLPQTFARRRVLLVGDLVADHYIYGQTDRVSREAPVLIVRYESSEVKLGGGANVAANIRALSGQVTAVGVLGADEMGRALRQQFDAAGIRLSAASAKGIETETKTRILAGGINTTRQQMLRVDRGQRGPLPPRVRKMLARHVEEAAKDADAVVVSDYGAGVVGDEVREVLRKLAGDGLPVCVDSRYALASFSGVTVCKPNEPELEVLSGRPVRSEADLMEAGHAAVKRLGCRALLVTRGRHGMVLFDAEGGVDSIPVHGAKEAVDVTGAGDTVIATFSLALAAGGTFGEAARLANVAGALVVQKQGTATVSREELLGELRSAR
- a CDS encoding adenylyltransferase/cytidyltransferase family protein; translation: MNTLDKIRTLAQVAEERERWRAEGRTVALANGIFDLLHVGHVRYLQGARALADVLVVAVNSDASTRAYKGPGRPYIPEAERAELVAALECTDRVLLFDESNVRSVIRALKPDLHVKGTDYTPDSIPEADEVRAYGGRTAVAGDPKNHSTTEIARRTGREGGKG
- a CDS encoding YicC/YloC family endoribonuclease, whose amino-acid sequence is MLKSMTGFGAGRARVGDEEFSVELRSLNHKFCEVKARLPRELSTLEPVLTKQVKDRLARGSVELHVRRQTATASGTVPMVDVALAREYARAFRELAEALGAPADISWAQVATQPGVVKLEEKGIDLESATQAVHGALEQALTALEQMRQVEGEAIWADLDARLKLIEGWSREVAALAPKAVEDYRQRLSERVAELARGVAVDPQRLAQEVAMFAERTDIAEEVTRLASHLEQFRALMASSEPAGRRMDFLVQEMHREVNTTGSKSQHAESSARVVSMKAEVERIREQVQNVE
- a CDS encoding glycosyltransferase family 9 protein, which translates into the protein MPWYKRLELWAKLLLALVASLLLWRPGRRRPADAVLPTPRKILLVRPDNRVGEALLTTPLLRTLKALPSPVPQVHVLVHSKVARALAGHPDADAVLAFDRRRLWMGPLAPGIRALRREGYDTVVDCANWDTPSVTSALISRLVGPNAVVIGPRVWPVHLLHSLSVPARPDTRREASQRAHLLTPLTRGGIIETLSFREPNITDGFREYLRREASGPCAVINPGGRLGWRRIPPEAFAAAARALLSVGRVPIVTWGPGEEALAQTVVQGAPGARMAPRTNLDELAALMRAARLTVTNNTGPMHLSVAVGAPTLGLFLRIDMERWGHPQPPHRMVDLTPVVAAGTGLEERVFEEVRSFATHLAEAPSVSQRT
- a CDS encoding Trm112 family protein — its product is MLACPVCKGPLELHEDRSEVWCLRCRLAWPIREDVPDLVPGSSRPLRH